Proteins encoded by one window of Methanosarcinales archaeon:
- a CDS encoding cytochrome c3 family protein has protein sequence MTVSKRVMIVMVIAILTLIVLFSAIDGWNYVTENEFCEICHEIEFEKYNTPGDSMDFAHNENGISCSQCHEAAGTAGMLEFKKEIAIMLIYDVAGVDAPPGEDEVVVLENKFRCLKCHSDFISLTSQRVINPHDDAGDCNSCHKGHERELPEQTCGECHTKAIESLNFNGGKHAKKSCSFCHPQHGYIPKCQDCHGLFHIAGLEECTQCHTNAHSPRNLEFSSNISKEECTSCHFSIIRTTFETQPTKHVGIGCVICHPKHDQSLECTLCHTGHNETMKAEECTQCHLQAHVPSQVDYPPNTPSSLCGGCHEENARHLKENITGHSNKNCAYCHPRHGQIPECTACHGSHHGMSSGCTTCHMEAHNLGFPHSRKSVI, from the coding sequence ATGACAGTCTCAAAACGAGTCATGATCGTAATGGTAATTGCTATTCTCACATTGATAGTTCTTTTTAGTGCAATTGATGGATGGAATTATGTAACTGAAAATGAATTTTGCGAAATATGCCATGAGATTGAATTTGAGAAATATAATACACCTGGCGATTCTATGGATTTCGCTCATAATGAAAACGGAATTTCTTGTTCCCAATGCCATGAAGCAGCAGGAACTGCAGGAATGTTGGAATTTAAAAAAGAAATTGCAATTATGCTAATATATGATGTGGCTGGTGTTGATGCCCCTCCTGGAGAAGATGAAGTGGTAGTACTTGAAAATAAATTTAGATGTCTCAAATGTCATTCTGATTTTATTTCACTGACATCACAAAGGGTAATTAATCCACATGACGATGCAGGTGATTGTAATTCATGCCACAAAGGACATGAAAGAGAATTGCCTGAACAAACATGCGGTGAATGTCATACCAAAGCTATTGAATCTCTAAACTTTAATGGAGGAAAACATGCAAAGAAAAGTTGTTCCTTCTGCCATCCACAACACGGATATATTCCAAAGTGCCAGGATTGCCATGGATTGTTTCACATAGCTGGTTTAGAGGAATGTACCCAATGTCATACCAATGCCCATTCTCCACGAAATCTTGAATTCTCTTCAAATATTTCAAAAGAAGAATGTACTTCATGTCATTTTTCTATTATACGAACTACTTTTGAAACCCAGCCAACAAAGCATGTTGGAATTGGTTGTGTGATTTGTCATCCCAAACACGATCAAAGCCTGGAATGTACATTATGCCATACTGGACATAATGAGACAATGAAGGCTGAAGAATGTACTCAATGTCATTTACAGGCTCATGTACCTTCTCAGGTTGATTATCCTCCAAATACGCCATCAAGCCTGTGTGGAGGATGCCATGAAGAGAATGCCAGACATCTCAAAGAGAATATCACAGGCCATTCAAACAAGAATTGTGCGTACTGCCACCCACGGCATGGCCAAATACCTGAATGCACTGCATGCCACGGATCTCATCATGGCATGTCGTCCGGATGTACTACCTGTCATATGGAGGCACATAATTTAGGCTTCCCACATTCAAGAAAGTCGGTAATTTGA
- a CDS encoding NTP transferase domain-containing protein — MKAVILAAGEGTRMRPLTRNRPKVMLPFGNRPIMQHIIEQARDSGIDDFVLVIGYRGETIVDYFGDGSKFGIRIDYVMQEERLGTAHAIGTASSVINERFIVMNGDVMVSSEQIKELLERDEVVVMTAIEVDDPSRFGVLEVEEGCVMGIHEKTAKPPTNLANAGIYVFGPEVFGAIDKTPLSPRNEYEITRTIQDMINNGIHVGYQVITGKWLDIGRPWDLLDANMEFLKTISTDIKGEVEDDVHIHGPVIVEAGARVRSGAYIEGPVIIGPDCDIGPNCYIRPFTSLGRCVRIGNAVEVKNSIIMDNTHVGHLSYVGDSIIGSECNFGAGTKVANLRHDGGNIKARINGVVIDSGRRKLGTIMGDHVHTGINSMLNVGSVIEANSNIMPGAFVLL, encoded by the coding sequence ATGAAGGCCGTTATTCTTGCAGCCGGGGAAGGTACCCGGATGCGCCCCCTGACAAGAAACCGCCCAAAAGTAATGCTTCCTTTTGGTAACCGCCCTATTATGCAGCATATTATCGAGCAGGCCCGTGATTCGGGTATTGATGATTTTGTACTTGTGATTGGATATCGTGGTGAGACTATAGTTGACTATTTTGGAGATGGTTCGAAATTCGGCATCCGTATCGATTATGTAATGCAGGAGGAAAGGCTGGGTACGGCCCATGCCATTGGTACTGCCAGTTCAGTGATCAATGAAAGATTTATTGTCATGAACGGGGACGTTATGGTCTCGTCCGAACAGATAAAGGAACTGCTGGAACGGGATGAGGTTGTAGTAATGACAGCCATTGAAGTGGATGACCCATCCCGGTTCGGGGTGCTGGAAGTGGAAGAAGGCTGCGTTATGGGAATACATGAAAAAACTGCAAAGCCTCCCACAAATCTTGCTAATGCAGGCATCTATGTATTTGGACCTGAAGTGTTCGGTGCCATTGATAAGACACCACTATCCCCCAGAAATGAATACGAGATCACCCGGACAATTCAGGATATGATCAATAATGGTATCCATGTGGGGTATCAGGTAATTACAGGAAAATGGCTGGATATCGGCAGACCCTGGGATCTGCTGGATGCAAATATGGAATTCCTGAAAACCATTAGCACTGATATTAAAGGTGAGGTCGAGGATGATGTCCATATCCACGGGCCTGTGATCGTAGAGGCTGGTGCCAGGGTAAGGAGCGGCGCATATATCGAAGGCCCGGTTATTATTGGACCGGACTGTGATATAGGGCCAAATTGTTATATCCGCCCCTTTACCAGTCTGGGAAGGTGTGTTCGTATCGGCAATGCTGTTGAAGTGAAGAATTCAATTATTATGGATAATACCCATGTGGGCCATTTATCGTATGTGGGAGATTCCATTATCGGGAGTGAGTGCAATTTCGGGGCCGGGACAAAGGTGGCGAATCTGAGACATGATGGAGGAAACATAAAAGCCCGGATCAACGGGGTTGTAATAGATTCAGGCAGGAGGAAACTGGGTACTATAATGGGGGATCATGTTCATACAGGTATCAATAGTATGCTGAATGTGGGTTCTGTGATCGAAGCTAATAGTAATATCATGCCAGGGGCTTTTGTGCTACTCTAG
- a CDS encoding NTP transferase domain-containing protein — translation MKAVILAAGEGLRCRPLTLTRSKVMLLVANKPILEHIIDALARCGIVDIIIIIGYRKERIMDYFRDGVDFGVNITYVEQKGQLGTAHALKQALPYINDEFIVLNGDNIIEDETISDILENKSGDISILTVTREDIEGYGVVISDNINVKKIVEKPKKDVSRMINTGIYIFNPDIFTAIESTVISETGEYSIIDSIQQMIDEGKVVTMVKSESTWIDAVHSWDLLNVNAYLLERCKQPIINGDVEAGAIIKGNVSIGANTIVRSGSYIIGPAIIGKNCEIGPNVVILPSTTIGNNCTIEPFNQINNSIINHDVRIGAFSYISNTLIGAHNSIGSHFITETGENLVIEIKGILHRAEKLGAVIGDGNEIKHRVLTEPGKMIATGCTIASGHIISKEIPEDAFLV, via the coding sequence ATGAAGGCAGTTATTCTGGCAGCCGGTGAAGGACTTAGATGCCGGCCACTTACTCTTACTCGTTCAAAGGTAATGCTGTTAGTAGCTAATAAACCGATTCTGGAACATATCATTGATGCCCTTGCCCGGTGCGGGATTGTTGATATAATAATTATTATTGGATATAGAAAAGAACGTATTATGGATTATTTCCGGGATGGAGTAGACTTTGGAGTAAATATTACATACGTAGAACAAAAAGGGCAGCTGGGCACAGCTCATGCCTTAAAACAAGCTCTTCCTTACATTAATGACGAATTCATCGTGCTAAATGGTGATAATATTATTGAGGATGAGACCATCTCTGACATCCTTGAAAACAAATCAGGCGACATTTCGATCTTAACTGTCACAAGAGAGGATATCGAAGGGTATGGCGTTGTAATCTCTGATAATATTAATGTAAAAAAAATTGTGGAAAAGCCAAAAAAAGATGTCAGCAGGATGATAAATACAGGAATATATATTTTTAATCCTGATATTTTTACGGCTATTGAGTCAACTGTGATTTCTGAAACAGGAGAGTATAGTATTATCGACAGCATTCAACAGATGATTGATGAAGGCAAGGTTGTGACAATGGTCAAGTCAGAGTCCACATGGATAGATGCTGTTCACTCATGGGATTTATTAAATGTTAATGCTTACCTGCTGGAACGATGCAAACAGCCGATCATAAATGGTGATGTCGAAGCAGGAGCAATAATTAAAGGTAATGTCAGTATAGGTGCCAATACAATTGTAAGGTCAGGTTCATATATCATTGGGCCAGCAATTATCGGTAAAAATTGTGAGATAGGGCCTAATGTTGTGATACTCCCCTCAACCACAATAGGCAACAATTGCACAATTGAACCATTTAATCAGATCAATAATAGTATTATCAATCATGATGTAAGGATTGGTGCTTTTTCATATATATCCAACACTCTCATTGGAGCCCACAACAGTATAGGCTCCCATTTTATCACAGAAACCGGTGAGAACCTGGTGATAGAAATTAAAGGAATACTCCACAGGGCTGAAAAACTGGGCGCAGTCATTGGGGATGGGAATGAGATCAAACATAGAGTGCTTACCGAACCCGGTAAAATGATAGCTACAGGATGTACCATAGCATCTGGTCATATTATCTCAAAAGAAATACCTGAAGATGCTTTTTTGGTATAA
- a CDS encoding UDP-glucose/GDP-mannose dehydrogenase family protein: protein MKISIIGSGYVGTVTAACFAELGHDVICIDIDPEKVEMINRGEPTIYEEGLEALLKKHAGKRISATSDYDDAVTNTDVSFICVGTPSDVDGNIDLSIVKAASKSLGQAIRKKNDYHVVVVKSTVVPETTEKVVMTHVQETSGKKAGINFGIAMNPEFLREGKAVYDFMHPDKIVVGAIDESSDKVVSSLYAGLECEITHTNPRTAEMIKYVNNSFLATKISFSNEIGNICKQLGIDTYQVMEAVGKDFRISPYFLNSGAGFGGSCFPKDVKALIGKAKELGYQPQLLESVVQVNEMQPLKMIDFLESRLGKLDGKKIAVLGLAFKNDTDDIRESRSTPVIKTLLEKGAIISAYDPMAVDNMKKIYPDIEYCDSAIQALESADGCLVMTEWDEFKMLCSEFKTMHRSLVIDGRNVICCGDIEYVGLCW, encoded by the coding sequence TTGAAAATATCAATAATAGGGTCCGGTTATGTGGGGACGGTGACTGCTGCATGTTTTGCAGAATTAGGTCATGATGTGATATGTATTGATATCGATCCTGAGAAAGTTGAAATGATAAACAGGGGTGAGCCTACGATATATGAAGAGGGGCTGGAAGCACTTCTTAAGAAGCATGCTGGTAAAAGAATCAGCGCTACCAGCGATTATGATGATGCTGTGACTAATACTGATGTGTCATTTATCTGTGTAGGGACGCCTTCGGATGTTGATGGCAATATCGATCTTTCCATTGTCAAAGCAGCCAGCAAGAGCCTCGGCCAGGCTATAAGGAAGAAGAACGATTATCATGTGGTTGTGGTAAAAAGCACTGTTGTGCCGGAAACTACTGAAAAGGTGGTAATGACACACGTTCAGGAAACATCTGGCAAGAAAGCGGGAATCAATTTTGGTATTGCTATGAACCCTGAGTTCTTGCGAGAGGGAAAGGCAGTTTATGATTTCATGCATCCTGATAAGATCGTGGTGGGTGCCATTGATGAGAGCTCTGACAAGGTTGTTTCTTCGTTATATGCAGGTCTTGAATGTGAGATAACGCATACCAATCCCAGGACAGCAGAAATGATAAAATACGTCAATAATTCCTTTTTAGCAACCAAGATATCCTTTTCCAATGAGATAGGCAACATTTGCAAACAGTTGGGTATCGATACATATCAGGTTATGGAAGCAGTTGGAAAGGATTTCAGGATCTCGCCATATTTCCTGAATTCGGGTGCCGGATTCGGAGGTTCATGCTTTCCCAAAGATGTAAAGGCACTTATCGGGAAGGCAAAAGAACTGGGATACCAACCACAATTGCTTGAATCTGTTGTCCAGGTCAATGAAATGCAGCCATTGAAGATGATCGACTTTCTGGAATCCAGATTGGGAAAGCTGGACGGTAAAAAAATCGCTGTGTTGGGGCTTGCCTTCAAGAATGACACTGATGATATCAGGGAATCCAGATCCACCCCTGTAATTAAAACATTACTGGAAAAGGGAGCTATAATCTCTGCATACGACCCAATGGCAGTAGATAATATGAAAAAAATATATCCTGATATCGAATACTGCGATTCTGCAATTCAGGCCCTTGAATCTGCTGATGGGTGCCTGGTGATGACAGAATGGGACGAGTTCAAGATGTTGTGCAGTGAATTCAAGACAATGCACCGATCCCTGGTAATTGATGGCAGGAACGTTATCTGCTGTGGCGATATAGAATATGTGGGTCTGTGTTGGTGA
- the glmM gene encoding phosphoglucosamine mutase produces the protein MKLFGSSGIRGITNVEITPDLALNVGKAAGIGCSTAVIARDPRVSANMIEEAVISGLMSSGCNVTRLGLVPTPTLAYAAKDFDLGIMITASHNPAEYIGIKLWNPDGMAFDSTQQEEIESIIESSSYFLVEWGRIGNQNIYENAVEDHIKAILNKTGSLKTATKVVVDCGNGAGSVITPLLLRIMGCKVLSLNAQPDGHFPARNPEPKTDNLSLLMKTVIDWGADIGIAHDGDADRMMAVDDKGRFVNGDQLLAILAAYEDAEKIVVPVDTSLIVDDALPETEILRSRVGDVYVAEVMKRTGAAFGGEPSGSWIFPRISFCPDGIYAAARLIEIIGSQKLSDMVDALPKYNTRRIGITCDNQRKDGAMSDIASELSSMGEVSTIDGIRVETNGGWVLVRPSGTEPLVRVTAEARSNVDELFQKVCHIVKVAVGSACS, from the coding sequence ATGAAATTGTTTGGTTCATCAGGGATCAGGGGGATTACAAATGTTGAGATTACACCTGATTTGGCATTGAATGTGGGAAAAGCAGCTGGTATCGGTTGCTCCACTGCTGTAATTGCACGGGACCCCAGAGTTTCGGCAAACATGATCGAAGAAGCTGTTATATCCGGACTAATGTCCTCAGGATGCAATGTGACCAGGTTAGGTCTTGTTCCAACTCCGACCTTAGCATATGCTGCAAAGGATTTTGATCTGGGAATAATGATCACAGCATCCCATAATCCGGCTGAGTACATCGGCATTAAATTATGGAACCCGGACGGGATGGCTTTTGACAGCACCCAGCAGGAGGAAATTGAATCAATCATCGAATCATCCAGCTATTTTTTAGTGGAATGGGGCCGGATCGGTAATCAAAATATTTATGAAAATGCTGTTGAAGACCATATAAAGGCTATACTGAATAAAACAGGTTCCTTAAAAACAGCAACTAAAGTAGTAGTTGATTGTGGCAATGGTGCAGGATCCGTGATCACACCTTTGCTGCTTAGAATCATGGGGTGCAAAGTGCTATCTTTGAATGCCCAGCCAGATGGACATTTTCCTGCCAGGAACCCGGAACCTAAAACAGACAACCTGAGTCTGCTTATGAAAACTGTCATAGATTGGGGAGCAGATATCGGGATTGCACATGATGGAGATGCGGACAGGATGATGGCAGTAGATGATAAGGGGAGGTTTGTAAATGGTGACCAGCTACTGGCAATCCTGGCAGCTTATGAAGATGCTGAAAAGATAGTAGTGCCTGTAGATACCTCACTTATAGTGGATGATGCCCTGCCTGAAACAGAAATTCTGAGAAGCAGGGTGGGGGACGTATATGTGGCAGAAGTCATGAAGAGAACAGGTGCAGCATTTGGAGGTGAGCCGTCAGGAAGCTGGATATTTCCACGAATTTCCTTTTGTCCGGACGGGATCTATGCTGCAGCAAGATTGATCGAGATCATTGGCAGCCAAAAACTCTCTGATATGGTTGATGCCTTGCCAAAGTATAATACGAGGAGGATAGGGATCACCTGTGATAACCAGCGAAAAGACGGTGCAATGTCTGATATTGCCAGTGAATTGTCTTCAATGGGGGAAGTCAGTACTATAGACGGCATCAGAGTGGAAACGAATGGTGGTTGGGTCCTTGTAAGGCCATCAGGTACCGAACCGCTGGTACGTGTCACTGCCGAGGCGAGGTCAAATGTGGATGAGCTTTTCCAGAAAGTATGCCACATCGTTAAGGTTGCAGTTGGTTCTGCCTGCAGTTGA
- the glmS gene encoding glutamine--fructose-6-phosphate transaminase (isomerizing) has protein sequence MCGIVGYIGNGDAIKILFESLKRLEYRGYDSAGLAVIDDEGNIGIFKQEGEISRLESVVPAILSRIGIGHTRWATHGKPTIQNAHPHSSGHISVVHNGIIENYLELKEELISEGYEFLSDTDTEVLAHLISKYYSKNLTAAVRQALGHVQGSYAIAVLCDELPGELVAARKDSPLIIGLGEQENFIASDIPAVLKYTNRIIYVENGEIISVKYDGIQVTDLEGNPRTKEEHIIEWDLEAAEKAGYPHFMLKEIHEQTNSIHETMVGRLHELEGNVNFEELEMTIEQIQQLQRIEIIACGTSYNAGLLGKYLFEKLAGIHTDVDSGSEFRYSSPVLAPSTLVIGITQSGETADTLAALQEAASYGCKTLAVTNVMGSSVSREASNTIYTRAGPEIGVAATKSFISQLVILYLLVIYFARIRSFMNANRARELLSEMRKIPGHINHILENKEKIHECASLFVDSTDYFFIGRNINYPIAMEGALKLKEISYIHAEGYAAGELKHGPLALISNNVPVVAIAPQGSTYDKILSNIKEVKAREASVIGIANQDDDEILKYVDNVLPIPKTDELLSPLLTTVVVQLLAYYTAIERNCSIDKPRNLAKSVTVE, from the coding sequence ATGTGTGGAATAGTTGGCTATATTGGGAATGGGGACGCAATCAAGATTCTTTTTGAATCACTAAAAAGATTAGAATATAGGGGTTATGATTCTGCAGGGTTAGCTGTTATAGATGACGAAGGAAACATCGGCATATTCAAACAGGAAGGTGAGATCTCCAGACTTGAATCAGTTGTCCCTGCCATTCTTTCACGGATCGGCATTGGACACACTAGATGGGCCACCCATGGAAAGCCAACCATACAGAACGCACACCCTCATTCATCTGGCCATATCTCAGTTGTACATAACGGTATCATCGAAAATTATCTGGAATTGAAAGAAGAATTGATCTCAGAAGGCTACGAGTTCTTATCAGATACTGATACGGAAGTGCTGGCTCATCTAATATCCAAATATTATTCAAAAAACCTGACTGCTGCTGTAAGGCAAGCATTGGGTCATGTACAGGGTTCATATGCAATAGCTGTATTGTGTGATGAGCTCCCTGGTGAACTGGTGGCAGCAAGAAAGGACAGCCCGCTAATAATCGGGCTAGGTGAACAGGAAAATTTCATAGCTTCTGATATTCCTGCGGTTTTAAAATATACTAACAGGATCATTTATGTTGAGAACGGGGAGATTATTTCTGTTAAATACGATGGAATACAGGTAACAGACCTTGAAGGGAATCCCAGGACAAAGGAAGAACATATCATAGAATGGGACCTGGAAGCAGCAGAGAAAGCAGGTTATCCTCATTTTATGCTTAAAGAGATACATGAACAGACCAATTCCATTCATGAGACCATGGTCGGCAGGTTACATGAACTTGAAGGGAATGTCAATTTTGAAGAACTGGAAATGACCATAGAGCAGATCCAGCAACTTCAGAGGATCGAGATCATTGCATGCGGTACCTCTTATAATGCAGGTTTGCTTGGCAAATATCTGTTCGAAAAACTGGCAGGTATACATACTGATGTGGATAGTGGTTCTGAGTTCAGGTATTCTAGTCCGGTTTTAGCGCCCTCCACACTTGTAATTGGAATAACACAGTCTGGGGAGACAGCTGACACGTTGGCAGCTCTGCAGGAAGCTGCATCTTATGGCTGTAAGACCCTGGCTGTTACCAATGTGATGGGAAGTTCAGTCTCAAGGGAAGCCTCCAATACTATCTACACAAGGGCAGGTCCGGAGATAGGTGTGGCTGCCACAAAGTCATTTATTTCACAGCTTGTGATTTTATATCTGCTGGTAATCTATTTCGCAAGAATCAGGTCTTTTATGAATGCAAATAGAGCGCGTGAACTACTTTCTGAAATGCGAAAAATACCAGGACATATTAACCACATTCTTGAAAATAAAGAAAAGATTCATGAATGTGCCTCTCTTTTTGTGGATTCAACGGATTATTTCTTTATAGGACGTAACATCAATTATCCAATAGCCATGGAAGGGGCATTAAAATTAAAGGAGATCTCATACATTCATGCTGAGGGGTATGCTGCAGGAGAACTGAAACACGGCCCACTTGCTTTAATATCTAACAATGTACCTGTGGTCGCTATTGCACCACAAGGTTCTACTTATGATAAGATTCTCAGCAACATAAAGGAAGTAAAAGCGAGAGAAGCCTCAGTTATCGGCATAGCGAATCAGGATGACGATGAAATCCTTAAATATGTAGATAATGTGTTGCCCATTCCTAAGACAGATGAACTGTTGTCGCCTTTATTGACTACGGTTGTGGTTCAGCTTCTGGCTTATTATACTGCTATTGAGAGGAACTGTTCCATCGATAAACCAAGGAATCTTGCCAAGAGTGTGACTGTCGAATAG